In one window of Reinekea forsetii DNA:
- the recJ gene encoding single-stranded-DNA-specific exonuclease RecJ, whose amino-acid sequence MPESVSNAIAGFDIRTRAVPTDLTSLHANPLLHRLYAARGIRSSDQLDTSLAGLLPWQSLKGIDQAIDLLINARTEHQRVLIIGDYDTDGATATALAVLGLRSMGLSVDFLLPNRFEYGYGLSPEIVDLALTKAPDLIITVDNGIASFDGVARAKAAGVRVLITDHHLPAEGLPQADAIINPNQPGCAFASKAACGCTVFYYLLIALRARLRAEQVADLPNLGQWLDLVAVATVADVVPLDANNRRLVQQGLQRIRKGQCRLGIKALFSVAGRSWQTARAADFGFVVGPRLNAAGRLDDMTIGVALLLADNELEATTLAQQLQDLNMERRQIEASMLHDVEVKMGRLVLDSTQHGCVIYGDDWHEGVIGILASRVKDRIHRPVIALAPGDNGLLKGSARSVVGVHLRDSLDWISKQQPQLLEKFGGHAMAAGLTLKAENLDALRHWFDLAIAHFSEPDALTAHLWTDGGLPAEWLTLENALMLESAGPWGQAFPEPYFVGTWTLVAQKILAEKHLKMTLLCGQQQIQAIAFNVDLDQWPTQRSQVRGVYQLSCNRFRGEESLQLMFNRLEPV is encoded by the coding sequence ATGCCTGAGTCGGTATCGAACGCCATTGCCGGGTTCGATATTCGAACCCGCGCCGTCCCCACAGACCTGACCTCCTTGCATGCCAACCCGCTGCTGCACCGTTTGTATGCGGCGCGGGGCATCCGTTCGTCGGACCAGCTGGACACCTCCTTGGCCGGTTTGCTGCCATGGCAATCACTCAAGGGTATCGACCAGGCTATTGACCTGCTGATCAACGCGCGCACTGAGCACCAACGCGTGCTGATTATCGGCGATTACGACACCGATGGCGCCACCGCCACGGCCTTGGCTGTGCTCGGTTTGCGCTCGATGGGCCTGAGCGTCGATTTCCTCTTGCCCAATCGCTTTGAGTACGGCTATGGCCTGTCGCCGGAAATTGTCGACCTGGCGCTAACCAAAGCGCCCGATCTGATTATTACCGTCGACAATGGCATCGCCAGCTTTGACGGCGTGGCTCGGGCCAAGGCCGCCGGGGTGCGTGTGCTGATCACCGATCATCACCTACCTGCCGAGGGTCTGCCTCAGGCCGACGCGATCATTAATCCCAATCAGCCCGGTTGTGCCTTTGCCAGTAAAGCGGCGTGTGGCTGTACCGTGTTCTATTATCTGTTGATTGCTTTGCGCGCTCGACTGCGCGCGGAGCAGGTAGCGGACCTTCCCAACCTAGGGCAATGGCTCGATCTGGTTGCCGTGGCTACCGTCGCCGATGTGGTGCCCTTGGATGCCAATAACCGACGCCTGGTCCAGCAAGGTCTGCAGCGAATTCGTAAGGGCCAATGCCGACTCGGTATCAAGGCGCTGTTCAGTGTCGCCGGGCGCAGTTGGCAGACCGCTCGGGCGGCCGATTTTGGTTTTGTGGTCGGGCCGCGCCTCAACGCCGCCGGTCGTTTGGACGATATGACCATCGGGGTGGCTCTGCTCTTGGCCGATAATGAGCTCGAGGCGACAACACTGGCCCAACAGCTACAGGATTTAAATATGGAGCGCCGGCAGATTGAGGCGTCCATGTTGCACGATGTTGAGGTCAAGATGGGCCGGCTGGTCTTGGACTCGACCCAGCACGGCTGTGTGATCTATGGCGATGATTGGCATGAGGGCGTTATCGGCATCTTAGCCTCCCGGGTAAAGGATCGCATCCATCGGCCGGTCATCGCCTTAGCACCGGGCGATAATGGCTTATTAAAGGGCTCGGCCCGCTCCGTAGTGGGCGTGCACTTACGCGACAGCCTCGATTGGATCAGCAAGCAACAACCCCAGCTGCTTGAGAAGTTTGGCGGCCATGCGATGGCCGCGGGCCTAACTCTAAAAGCCGAAAACCTCGACGCCTTGCGCCATTGGTTCGATCTGGCCATTGCCCATTTCTCCGAGCCCGATGCCCTTACCGCCCACCTATGGACCGATGGTGGCTTGCCCGCTGAGTGGCTGACCCTAGAGAATGCGTTGATGTTAGAGAGTGCGGGGCCCTGGGGTCAGGCCTTCCCGGAACCCTATTTTGTCGGCACCTGGACCCTGGTGGCGCAAAAGATACTGGCCGAAAAACACCTCAAGATGACCCTGCTGTGCGGCCAACAGCAGATTCAGGCGATCGCCTTTAATGTTGATCTGGACCAGTGGCCGACCCAGCGCAGCCAGGTGCGTGGGGTCTATCAATTAAGCTGTAATAGATTTCGCGGCGAAGAAAGCCTGCAACTGATGTTCAATCGTCTGGAACCTGTCTAA